A window from Cydia pomonella isolate Wapato2018A chromosome 8, ilCydPomo1, whole genome shotgun sequence encodes these proteins:
- the LOC133520811 gene encoding ubiquitin thioesterase Otu1, producing MAAVALKVKSKNGQQVLKDLTSDSTVGELKVFLSSIAEISADRICVLCGYPPKPLDTSDDSKKLNEIGLKTGETLIVEEKSVQTPSKPTPLKPVQNGVSHEPIGPSRPGILMKKVVPSDNSCLFTSIGFVLNGQVDTTVHTLMRQIIAMEVASDHETYNEAMLGKPNAEYCTWIQQPSSWGGAIEVAILSRFYGIEMAVVDTLNAIINRFGEDKNYGNRVFLLFDGVHYDPLYLEQNDGGIQTMFPSEDMETYREAEQIAHEAKSSRQFTDLNKFTLKCMICDKLLTGQVEAQKHAKETKHANFGEV from the exons ATGGCAGCAGTCGCGTTAAAGGTTAAAAGTAAAAACGGCCAGCAAGTCCTAAAGGACTTGACCTCTGATAGTACTGTTGGTGAATTAAAGGTGTTTTTGTCTAGTATTGCTGAAATAAGCGCAGATAGAATATGTGTCTTGTGTGGTTATCCTCCGAAGCCATTGGATACTAGTGACGATTCTAAAAAACTAAATGAAATAGGTTTGAAAACTGGTGAAACTTTGATAGTAGAAGAAAAGTCTGTGCAGACACCTAGTAAACCTACGCCTTTGAAGCCAGTGCAGAATGGGGTGTCCCATGAGCCAATAGGGCCCAGCAGACCCGGCATTTTAATGAAGAAGGTGGTGCCCTCGGATAATTCTTGCCTTTTCACTAGTATAG GTTTTGTATTAAATGGCCAAGTAGACACAACGGTGCACACGCTGATGCGACAGATCATCGCGATGGAGGTGGCGAGTGACCATGAGACTTACAACGAGGCAATGCTAGGGAAGCCTAATGCAGAATATTGTACATGGATACAACAGCCCAGCTCTTGGGGTGGTGCTATTGag gtAGCGATTCTCTCTCGCTTCTACGGCATAGAGATGGCAGTTGTGGATACTCTGAACGCGATCATCAACCGGTTTGGGGAAGACAAAAACTATGGCAACCGAGTGTTCCTACTGTTTGACGGGGTGCACTATGACCCGCTGTATTTGGAGCAGAATGAT gGTGGAATCCAAACCATGTTCCCATCCGAGGACATGGAGACGTACCGCGAGGCCGAGCAGATCGCCCACGAGGCCAAGTCCTCCCGCCAGTTCACGGACCTCAACAAGTTCACGCTCAAGTGCATGATCTGCGACAAACTGCTGACGGGACAGGTGGAGGCGCAGAAACATGCTAAAGAGACTAAGCATGCTAACTTTGGGGAGGTCTAG